In Terriglobia bacterium, the DNA window CCGCGCACTTCGAGAGCCGCAACGTGTACCTTTCTCAGTTGAAACGAGGGCAGGAACACGTTCCAGTTGGCGCGTCATGGGACGAGAAGTCCGACTTCATACGAACGCCTCCGTGGCGCTGGAACAACACAGCAGCCTTCGTCGAACTTCACCTGGTAGGGGAAGGAGACCTTGTTGCGGACATCCACATCGCTACAACGGTCGAGAAGATCGTTCGACATGGGAGCATCGAGCCCGCTGGGCCTGGCACCTCAAGCGGCAAGGTGTTCCGCTATTTCAGCAGCGTGAGCTGGGAGTCAGCGCTCGGAGGCGCGGATCCGCTCGAGAGACTCGAGCGGTTCTTGGATCTCATCGCAACGTATGTCGAGAGCGTGTTTGGGTGGTCTATCGAATTGGATCGAGCGCAAGTGATGGCGCGACGGCTGCGCCTCTGATCGGCACGACACCGGGGCGTAGACTCCCGCATTCCTGGCGACGCGCCACATCTACCTATCAGCGGCCTTCGCGTCCTTCCCGTCCCGCCACTGCTCGTCCGCCCCGCCCTCCTTCAGCGCCTTGACGTGATCGATGACGTAGCCGGGGCAGACCGAGCTCGGCACAACCGCAGCTTCCCGACCGTTGTTTCCGGCGCAGTAGTTCGGCCGACGAGAACCGGGGTTTCTAGCCGAGGAGTTTGCGGATCCGTTCGTACCCCTTCTTGATCTCCTCGCCGGCGAGCTCGAGCGCCGAGCCGACGTTCTTGGCGGTATCGCCGACGGCCCCGCCGACCGGCCTGGCCTGTGCCGTGAGCTCGGCGAGCTTCTTCTCGAGCTTCTCCCACTCAACCTTGGCATCGGCCTTTCCGAGATGGATCTTGAGCGCGAGCTGATCCCGTTGACGCTTGAGGGTCGCGATCAACTCGTCGATCTGCTGCTTCTTGTCCGCCATGCGATTCTCCCTTCTTGTGTGGGGCATTCTAAGTCACGACGAACTAGGCTGCATCGACTGGGAACCCTCCACCGCTTAGCGATGTCCGCCTTCGCGTCCTTCCCGGTCTGCCCCGGCTCGTCCGCGCCGCTCTCCTTCAGCACCTCGACGTGGTCGATCACCTAGCCGGGGCGGCGGGGGTCTCCGGCAAGCGGACCATCCCCTATCCCATTCCTTATCAAGCGGGCAACGTCACCACCTGTTGCTGCGTCCCGCCGAGCCCCGGAGCGACCCCCCGCAGCCTTGACAGCCTCGGAACGCGATCCTATAGTACAAGCACTCGTGTGTGGTGAGTGCTAGTCAGTGTTGGTAAGTGCTTCACAAAAGGCAACTTAAGATCAAGGAGGTCGAGGACATGAAGGTGAAGCCCCTGTACGACCGGATCCTCGTGAAGCGGATCGAGGAGAAGGAGCAGAAGCGCGGGAACATCATCGTCCCCGACACCGCCAAGGAGAAGCCGATGGAGGGGAAGGTGATCGCGGTGGGCAAAGGGAAACTCGACGAGAACGGCAAGAGAATCCCGCTCGAGGTGAAGGTCGGCGACCGCATCCTCTTTGGCAAGTACACCGGCACCGAGATCAAGATCGACGACGACGAGCACGTCATCCTGCGCGAGGACGAGGTCCTCGGAATCTTCGGCTAGCTGGACGGGACGAGCGGCGGGCTCCGGCCCAAGGACGCTTCGAGGCGCCGGCGGGCCGGGTTTCACGCGAGAAAAGCTCTTTTCAGGAGGTCGAGAAGCGATGGCTGCTAAGAATATCACGTATTCCGAGGACGCGCGGCAGGCGATGCTGCGCGGCGTCAACAAGCTCGCCGACGCCGTGAAGATCACCCTGGGGCCGAAGGGCCGGAACGTCGTCCTCGACAAGAGGTTCGGTTCGCCGCTGTCCACGAAGGATGGCGTGTCCGTGGCGAAGGAGATCGAGCTCGAGGACCCCCGCGAGAACATGGGCGCTCAGCTCGTGCGTGAGGTCGCCAGCAAGACGTCGGACGTGGCCGGTGACGGCACCACCACCGCCACGGTCCTGGCCCAGGCGATCTTCCGTGAGGGCGTCAAGGCGGTGACCGCCGGCGGCAACCCCATGGACATCAAGCGAGGCATCGAGAAGGCCGTCGAGGCCGCGGTCGCTGATATCCGGAAGCTCTCGCGCCCGATCGCCGGCAAGGCGATCGCGCAGGTGGGTCGCATTTCGTCGAACAACGACGAGTCCATCGGCGAGATCATTGCCCAGGCGATGGAGAAGGTGG includes these proteins:
- a CDS encoding co-chaperone GroES, yielding MKVKPLYDRILVKRIEEKEQKRGNIIVPDTAKEKPMEGKVIAVGKGKLDENGKRIPLEVKVGDRILFGKYTGTEIKIDDDEHVILREDEVLGIFG